In one Oncorhynchus nerka isolate Pitt River linkage group LG7, Oner_Uvic_2.0, whole genome shotgun sequence genomic region, the following are encoded:
- the LOC115132601 gene encoding LOW QUALITY PROTEIN: nuclear receptor coactivator 3-like (The sequence of the model RefSeq protein was modified relative to this genomic sequence to represent the inferred CDS: inserted 1 base in 1 codon): protein MSGLGDNSMEPLSSENRKRKLSTCDTPSLGCERRRREQESKYIEELAELISANLSDIDSFNVKPDKCAILKETVRQIRQIKEQGKASSNDDDVQKSDVSSTGQGVIDKDHLGPLLLQALDGFLFVVNREGSIVFVSDNVTQYLQYKQEELINTSAYNILHEDDREEFHKNLPKTNVNGVSWGGEAPRQKSHTFNCRMLVKFGNTHGPVEEGHGGPRYETMQCFALTQPKAMIEDGEDLQSCMICVARRVTAVERTESFNTRHELTGKLIQIDQNSLRASMRPGWEDLLRRCIQMFLQHSDGQPWSHKRHYHEAFLQGHAETPXYRFSLSDGTPVTAQTKSKLYRHPMSNEPQGFISTHLLQREQHGYRSAQTGGMMPGAMRQQGMGGPNPNAQMNMPPGAGMGMGGMNRGYGPMNEQSHMGQMGGGSMYGGNGGGGGGGGMGNRMMQMNQMNQMNHMGQMNQMNQMGHQMNHPGPGNHPGMQHPQHPQQHPFQSSGGYGLGGMSSPLGSPRMSGPQQGFLMSPRNRGSPKMGASQFSPGGMHSPIGPHGGGGVGGGGTSFSSSSLNALQAISEGVGSSLPSTLASPSPAHKPDSSPSVHSSSQSSQPSQPAKPGPDGSKSPPGPGEHHHLLHHHHPHTQAESCGDRLDSQAMAGSKEPGEGASEAGVASSEPTRRVPDSKGHKKLLQLLTSPTEELGLGGTGPALPSVPPPPGSSNIPAGSDTKDPTGGMTSPSSTGVSSSSSASTIQGPALGPGGAALANALASAHYTASLQEKHKILHKLLQNSNTPDEVAKITAEATGKVTLGGQEVPGETGAGGGGAGGVTEPKQEQHSPKKEKTHALLHYLLNKDDTKEPVDVKPKPEELEGNGPPGATAGPPSRGPGPTPEHPESKIKSEPPDELENLESILGGLRGSGSEFYPEQGGGGANEGGNKAQGCLDDNLQGSPGMAPGQRGPFQRAMSVDAKPPGGPGGAGRRPMLIKQENMLSSPDGYPGNMGVCPRGVGTRPMNRGMGVPQRSPMGGSGDWGMPRSSASPVGSAGHPSMIRPGMDYNSKGMMGGPMVGRSNSVPGTRSMLQQQLMDLGCSGEMGMGMSPFSQQGQPNQSPSWPDSVMGMEGNHNRRQFGNALDELLAPPTTSEGQSDERALLDQLDSLLNNTDGIALEEIDRALGIPDLVSQGQGPEQHGEPFPGQDPSMVLEQKPLYGQGYPGPPSMAMQSAYGGSPIQGQLQQGSFGPMLSQMGQGGSFTGMGGMGHPRANMMRPRMMSATKPMRLQLQQRLQGQQFMSQTRQGMAMKMENPGAGNPVMRPGMQPGMGGQPGFLNAQMMAQRSREMVTMQMRRQRMMMLMQQQQQQAAAAAAGGFSPPPNVTAPAGMDTPMGGPNMGQPGPQQFGYGGNYGMTQQVDPSFGPAGSSPNTMMSGRLGPQNPMMQQHPQGGPMYQSAEMKGWPQGGMARNSTYPQQQFAQQGNPGQQQFAQQGNAGQQQFAQQGNPGQYGGIMINGGMPANGGGGHMGQMGGQMGMNPMVMGRMPMGPDQKYC, encoded by the exons GCAAAGCGTCCTCCAACGATGACGATGTTCAGAAGTCAGACGTGTCCTCCACGGGACAGGGGGTCATCGACAAGGACCACCTGGGGCCGCTCCTGCTGCAG GCCCTGGATGGCTTTTTATTTGTGGTGAACCGGGAGGGCAGCATTGTGTTTGTCTCTGACAACGTGACCCAGTACCTGCAGTACAAACAGGAGGAGCTCATCAACACCTCCGCCTACAACATCCTCCATGAGGACGACAGGGAGGAGTTCCACAAGAACCTGCCCAAGACCAACG TGAATGGGGTGTCCTGGGGGGGGGAGGCGCCCCGGCAGAAGAGCCACACCTTCAACTGCCGCATGCTGGTCAAGTTTGGCAACACCCACGGGCCTGTAGAGGAGGGGCACGGAGGACCGCGCTACGAGACCATGCAATGCTTCGCCCTGACCCAGCCCAAGGCCATGATCGAAGACGGGGAAG ACCTGCAGTCGTGTATGATCTGTGTGGCCCGTCGTGTGACTGctgtggagagaacagagagcttCAACACCCGACACGAGCTCACAG GTAAGCTGATCCAGATAGACCAGAACTCTCTGCGTGCGTCGATGCGTCCTGGCTGGGAGGACCTGCTGAGGCGCTGTATCCAGATGTTCCTACAGCACAGCGACGGACAGCCCTGGTCCCACAAACGGCACTACCACGAGg ctttCCTGCAGGGTCACGCTGAGACCC TGTACCGCTTCTCCCTGTCAGACGGCACCCCTGTCACGGCCCAGACCAAGAGCAAGCTGTACCGCCACCCCATGAGCAATGAACCCCAGGGCTTCATCTCCACTCACCTGCtacagag GGAGCAGCATGGCTATCGCTCTGCCCAGACTGGTGGCATGATGCCTGGGGCTATGAGGCAGCAGGGCATGGGGGGCCCCAACCCCAACGCCCAGATGAACATGCCCCCTGGCgcagggatggggatggggggtATGAACCGGGGCTATGGGCCCATGAATGAACAGAGCCACATGGGACAGATGGGAGGGGGCTCAATGTACGGAGGAAATGGAGGTGGGGGTGGCGGTGGAGGCATGGGCAACAGAATGATGCAGATGAATCAGATGAATCAAATGAACCATATGGGCCAGATGAACCAAATGAATCAGATGGGTCATCAGATGAACCACCCGGGTCCAGGGAACCACCCAGGcatgcagcatcctcagcaccCACAGCAGCACCCCTTCCAGAGCAGTGGGGGGTACGGACTTGGGGGTATGAGCAGCCCCTTGGGGAGCCCCCGGATGAGTGGCCCCCAGCAGGGGTTCCTGATGTCCCCCCGAAATCGAGGCAGCCCCAAGATGGGTGCCAGTCAGTTCTCTCCTGGAG GCATGCACTCCCCCATAGGCcctcatggaggaggaggtgtgggaggAGGTGGCACCTCCTTTTCCAGCAGCTCCCTCAACGCCCTCCAGGCCATCAGCGAGGGGGTCGGGAGCTCCCTCCCTTCGACCCTCGCCTCCCCCTCCCCGGCCCACAAACCAGACAGCTCCCCCAgtgtccactcctcctctcagtcctccCAGCCAAGCCAGCCGGCCAAACCAGGCCCGGACGGCTCCAAAAGCCCACCTGGGCCCGGCgagcaccaccacctcctccaccaccaccacccacacacCCAGGCAGAGAGCTGCGGAGACCGGCTGGACAGCCAGGCCATGGCAGGCAGCAAGGAGCCTGGAGAGGGGGCCAGCGAGGCTGGGGTGGCCAGCTCAGAACCCACCCGGAGAGTCCCAGACAGTAAGGGCCATAAGAAGCTGCTGCAGCTGCTGACCTCCCCCACTGAGGAGCTGGGGTTAGGGGGAACCGGTCCGGCCTTGCCCTCTGTACCTCCCCCACCAGGCAGCAGCAACATCCCAGCAGGGTCTGACACTAAGGACCCCACCGGAGGCATGACCAGCCCTTCCTCTACCGGagtctcctcttcttcctcggCTTCCACCATTCAGGGCCCGGCGTTAGGCCCAGGTGGCGCTGCTTTGGCCAATGCTCTGGCCTCGGCCCACTACACGGCGTCGCTGCAGGAGAAGCACAAGATCCTCCACAAGCTGCTGCAGAACAGCAACACTCCCGACGAGGTGGCCAAGATCACAGCTGAGGCAACTGGGAAGGTGACCCTGGGGGGCCAGGAGGTCCCAGGGGAGACGGGggctgggggaggaggagcaggaggagtgaCTGAGCCCAAGCAGGAGCAGCACAGCCCCAAGAAGGAGAAGACCCATGCGCTCCTCCACTACCTCCTCAACAAGGACGACACTAAAGAGCCCGTGGACGTGAAGCCCAAGCCTGAGGAGCTGGAAGGAAATGGCCCCCCAGGGGCCACTGCCGGTCCCCCATCCAGAGGCCCTGGACCCACCCCTGAACATCCAGAAAGCAAGATCAAGTCAGAGCCACCTGATGAG TTGGAGAACCTGGAGTCCATCCTGGGAGGTCTGAGGGGTTCTGGCTCTGAGTTCTACccagagcagggaggaggaggggctaaTGAAGGAGGGAACAAGGCCCAGGGTTGCCTCGATGACAACCTGCAAG GGAGTCCGGGGATGGCCCCTGGCCAACGAGGGCCCTTTCAGAGGGCCATGTCAGTGGACGCCAAGCCCCCCGGCGGTCCTGGAGGGGCGGGGAGGCGTCCCATGCTCATCAAACAGGAGAATATGTTGAGCAGCCCAGACGGATACCCGGGGAACATGGGTGTGTGTCCGCGAGGCGTTGGAACAA GGCCGATGAACAGGGGCATGGGGGTTCCCCAGCGCTCTCCCATGGGGGGGTCTGGGGATTGGGGGATGCCCCGCTCCAGTGCCAGCCCCGTGGGCTCAGCCGGTCACCCTTCTATGATCCGCCCTGGCATGGACTACAACTCCAAAGGCATGATGGGAGGTCCCATGGTGGGCAGGTCCAACAGTGTTCCTGGCACTAGATCCATGCTGCAGCAACAGCTGATGGACTTGG gatgtTCTggtgagatggggatggggatgagtCCGTTCAGTCAGCAGGGCCAGCCCAACCAGTCTCCCTCCTGGCCTGACAGTGTGATGGGCATGGAGGGCAACCACAACAG GCGTCAGTTTGGGAACGCCCTGGACGAGCTCCTGGCTCCGCCCACCACCAGCGAGGGCCAGAGTGACGAGCGAGCGCTGCTGGACCAGCTGGACTCTCTGCTCAACAACACGGATGGCATCGCCCTGGAGGAGATCGACCGGGCCCTGGGCATCCCCGACTTGGTCAGCCAGGGCCAGGGGCCAGAGCAGCACGGTGAGCCCTTCCCCGGCCAGGACCCCTCCATGGTGCTGGAGCAGAAGCCTCTGTACGGCCAGGGCTACCCCGGCCCCCCCTCCATGGCCATGCAGTCAGCCTACGGGGGGAGCCCCATTCAGggccagctccaacaggggagctTCGGCCCCATGCTCTCCCAGATGGGCCAGGGGGGCAGCTTCACGGGGATGGGGGGTATGGGTCACCCTCGCGCCAACATGATGAGACCCAGGATGATGAGCGCCACCAAACCCATGAGGCTCCAGCTGCAACAGAGATTACAGGGCCAACAG TTTATGAGTCAGACTCGGCAGGGGATGGCCATGAAGATGGAGAACCCTGGGGCGGGTAACCCTGTCATGAGGCCAGGCATGCAGCCTGGCATGGGGGGACAG CCTGGCTTTCTGAATGCCCAGATGATGGCCCAGCGTAGCAGGGAGATGGTGACCATGCAGATGAGGAGACAGAGGATGATGATGCTaatgcagcagcaacagcagcaggcgGCAGCGGCGGCCGCCGGGGGATTCAGCCCCCCTCCCAACGTCACTGCCCCCGCCGGCATGGACACCCCCATGGGAGGCCCCAACATGGGCCAGCCGGGCCCCCAGCAGTTTGGCTACGGGGGAAACTACG GTATGACCCAGCAGGTTGACCCGTCGTTCGGCCCTGCGGGCAGCAGCCCCAACACTATGATGTCAGGCCGCCTGGGTCCTCAGAATCCCATGATGCAGCAGCATCCCCAGGGCGGACCCATGTACCAGAGTGCCGAGATGAAGGGCTGGCCACAGGGAGGCATGGCCCGCAAcag taCGTACCCCCAGCAGCAGTTTGCCCAACAGGGTAACCCTGGGCAGCAGCAGTTTGCCCAACAGGGTAACGCTGGGCAGCAGCAGTTTGCCCAACAGGGTAACCCGGGGCAATACGGGGGCATTATGATAAATGGGGGCATGCCTGCCAACGGAGGAGGGGGCCATATGGGCCAGATGGGGGGCCAGATGGGGATGAACCCCATGGTGATGGGACGCATGCCGATGGGGCCTGATCAG AAATATTGCTGA